The genomic region CCTTCAACCTAAACTATTGCGAACCTTACAAGAAGGAAAGATCTACCGCCTGGGAAGCGAAAAAGAACGCGAAGTAGACGTAAGGGTGATAGCTGCCACCAATCGCGATTTAAAGACCCTTGTTCAAGAGGGGCTGTTTCGCGAAGACCTTTACTATCGTTTAAATGTCTTTGAGATAGAAATCCCTCCTTTAAGAGAAAGACGAGAAGATATCCCCAAACTTATTGAATTTTTTACCAAAAAATACGCCTTAAGGCCTGTGGAATTCTCAGAAGAAGCCATCCACATGCTGCTCAAGTATTCTTATCCTGGCAATGTGCGTGAGCTAGAGCACATCATTCAGCGCACCGTGACCTTAGCTCGTACGTCTCTCATTCGTCCTGAAGATCTTCCTAAAGAAGTATGGCAGGCAAAAGAAAACAAAATCGGCCCCCTTGAAGAAAGGCTTGCAGCCCTTGAAAGACAGATGATCCTTGAAGCCTTAGAAAAAACAGGTTGGGTCCAAACAAGGGCCGCCGAGCTTTTAGGTATAAGCGAAAGAGTCCTGCGTTACAAAATGGCCAAACATAAGATTAAACGACCGGATAAAAAAGGAGGAAAATAATGAGAAAATACGTAAGTTTATTTCTCTTCTGGAGTTTTTTAGTACTCTTTGCTACAGGGATTGTCCTTTTTATTATGCCCCACGGGCGTGTTGCCTACTGGACAGGCTGGACCCTACTTGGCCTAGGTAAAGACCAGTGGCAGGCAATTCACATCGTCTTCGGTATTCTTATGATGATTTTTGGCATTTGGCACATTTGGTTGAATTGGCGCCCTCTTGTGAGTTACCTCAAGCAAAAGTTTGTGCCAGCAAGCCCGCTTATTATTTCAGGAGCCGTTTCCATTGTCTTGCTAATTCTTTGTATCTACAATCTTCCCCCGGTAAATTATCTTATCAATTTTCAAGAACAGATTAAGAACTCCTGGGTAAAGCCTGTTACCCCGCCGCCTGTTCCTCATGCGGAGCTTATGCCTATAAGAGATATTTGCTTACGTCTTGGTGCAAGGCCGCGAGACGTAATTGAAGGCCTTCGCAAACGGGGCCTTGAAGTCCCCTCTGGACGTATCTCCCTTAAAGAGCTTGCTCAGCTTAACGGAATGCGCCCTGTTGATGTTTATCGTATTATCCAAGAAGAAATACAGCAAAAGAAATAAAAAGATGCGAGGAGACAGAAAAATCTGTCTCCTCAATCGGGATTAGCTAATTTTTTGGTCCCTTTCTTCTTTTCGCAAAAAGGCTTTGAAAAAGTCTATGGGAATGGGGAAAAGGGTTACAGAATTGTTTTCTGCCGCTACTTCCCGGAGAGTCTGGAGATAGCGTAACTGGATAGTGATGGGAGATTCTTCCATCATCTTGGCAGCTTGAAGCAATTTTTCAGCAGCCTGAAGTTCGCCTTCAGCGTTAATGATTTTTGAGCGTCTTTCACGCTCTGCTTCGGCCTGCTTGGCCATGGCCCTTTTCATCTCATCGGGAAGGTCTATCTCTTTGATTTCTACTTTGGAGACCTTAACCCCCCACGGCTCGGTATCAGCGTCAAGGATTTCCTGAATCTTCATGTTTAATTTTTCGCGTTCAGCAAGAAGCTCGTCAAGTTCTGCCTGCCCGCATATGCTTCTTAAGGTGGTCTGGGCGAGCTGACTGGTGGCAAAATAATAATTCTCAACCTGGACAACGGCTTTGGCAGCGTCAACTACCCGGAAATAGACCACCGCACTTACGGAAACAGACACGTTATCACGAGTAATGACTTCTTGAGGGGGAACGTCAAGGGTAACAGTACGCAGGTCAACTTTTACCATTTTATCTATCAACGGGATGAGGATGATGATTCCAGGACCTTTAACGCCTATTAACCGGCCGAGACGAAAGACTACTGCCCGCTCATACTCCTTCAACACCTTGACAGCAGAGACCAAAAACAAAATTGCAAAAATTACTAAAAAAGAAAGGGGAATATTCATATCTTCCTCCTAGGTTTTTGGTAGCGATTTATTTCAGTAAAAGTAATTATAGCCGATTTTTGAATGGCTTTTTATGAAAAGTTTTTGGACTTAACAACAGGGATCCTAGCTTGTTTGCAAAGGTCGCTTAGGCTTTATAAAGCCACTGAAGGCCGGCCACGTTTAAGGGGGATATCTTTTTCTAGTCCGAGCTTTTTGATACGATAGCGCAGTTGCCGAAAAGTCAATCCTAATTCTTTTGCGGCACGGGCTACAATGAAGTTGTGTCTCTTAAGGGTATCAAGAATTTCTTCAGCAGAGGGTTCTTTGGTGGGTATTTTTTGTTCTTTCTGGGTTGCCTGGGACTCACGCACACGCAGCAGACTCTGAATATCTTTTAGAGATACCTTGCCTTCATCACAGATGATAAAAAGACGCTCAAGAAAATTTTCAAGTTCCCTTATGTTGCCCGGCCAATTGTATTCCACAAGAAAAGATATAACCTCTGGACTTAAAGTAAGTTTGCGTGCGTACTCTTTGCTCAAGCGGTTCATAATAAAGTTGATAAGTAGGGGAATATCTTCTTTTCGATCTCTCAGAGGGGGAATATTTATGGGGAAAACATTTAACCTGAAATAAAGGTCTTCCCTGAACTTCCCTTCCCTGACAAGTCTCAGGAGGTCTTTGTTAGTGGCCGCAATAATGCGCACATCAACCCGTTTGGTTTTGGTACTACCCAGGCGTTCAAATTCTCTTTCTTGAATAAAACGCAAAAGCTTGGCTTGAAGCGAAAGACTCAGCTCGGCAATCTCATCAAGAAAGACTGTACCACCATCGGCTTCTTCGAGGCGTCCAGGCTTGCTAGACACCGCACCAGTAAAAGCTCCTTTTTCGTAACCAAAAAGTTCGGCCTCAAGCAAGTTTTCAGGAAGTACCGCGCAATTTATCTTGACAAAGGGCTTCTCAGCTCTGGGAGAAAGCTCATGTATCAAACGGGCCGTAAGGGTTTTTCCTGTGCCAGATTCACCCAAAAGAAGCACCGTGGCCTTGGTTGGGGCGACCCTTCTTACCAGGGCAAGAACCTTCTGCATGGCAGGATTTCGCGAGGCCGCCATAAAATCGCTAAAACGCTTTTTAAGCT from Thermodesulfatator atlanticus DSM 21156 harbors:
- a CDS encoding DUF4405 domain-containing protein, with product MRKYVSLFLFWSFLVLFATGIVLFIMPHGRVAYWTGWTLLGLGKDQWQAIHIVFGILMMIFGIWHIWLNWRPLVSYLKQKFVPASPLIISGAVSIVLLILCIYNLPPVNYLINFQEQIKNSWVKPVTPPPVPHAELMPIRDICLRLGARPRDVIEGLRKRGLEVPSGRISLKELAQLNGMRPVDVYRIIQEEIQQKK
- a CDS encoding slipin family protein translates to MNIPLSFLVIFAILFLVSAVKVLKEYERAVVFRLGRLIGVKGPGIIILIPLIDKMVKVDLRTVTLDVPPQEVITRDNVSVSVSAVVYFRVVDAAKAVVQVENYYFATSQLAQTTLRSICGQAELDELLAEREKLNMKIQEILDADTEPWGVKVSKVEIKEIDLPDEMKRAMAKQAEAERERRSKIINAEGELQAAEKLLQAAKMMEESPITIQLRYLQTLREVAAENNSVTLFPIPIDFFKAFLRKEERDQKIS
- a CDS encoding sigma-54-dependent Fis family transcriptional regulator, with translation MGKEKSIDSIKLQVLHEACRIIGHAFDLDEALRKVLFLLAERLKMQRASVALFDEELGKLVIKASYGLTRDEEKRGIYAPGEGVTGKVFVTGEPCIILDVRKEPLFLNRTGARKFEKEQISFLAVPIELEGHIIGVLTADRLFGPDIDFREDIRFLEIIALLIAQFVKLRILLEEREQSLRQENLILRTELKKRFSDFMAASRNPAMQKVLALVRRVAPTKATVLLLGESGTGKTLTARLIHELSPRAEKPFVKINCAVLPENLLEAELFGYEKGAFTGAVSSKPGRLEEADGGTVFLDEIAELSLSLQAKLLRFIQEREFERLGSTKTKRVDVRIIAATNKDLLRLVREGKFREDLYFRLNVFPINIPPLRDRKEDIPLLINFIMNRLSKEYARKLTLSPEVISFLVEYNWPGNIRELENFLERLFIICDEGKVSLKDIQSLLRVRESQATQKEQKIPTKEPSAEEILDTLKRHNFIVARAAKELGLTFRQLRYRIKKLGLEKDIPLKRGRPSVAL